The Haloplanus salinarum genome includes a region encoding these proteins:
- a CDS encoding Mur ligase family protein, which yields MFMVGAEYEWRDGPRSIEVGKPSLTGIIKELTRGFRHRKALRRLDTRIAVAGSRGKTSTTRRLDDVFNRRGYDTLTKITGNHPTLIHNGEVHPIERRGPRTTLYENISVIGEFAPELDAYAAEDIGIFENQGITEYTTRLINQQLINPDIVILTNVRQDHNDTLGKTRTNIARSFARSVSAGTHVISGEQHPVLHDYMREEIERRGGTIEQVVIPDRHEGMIGAETAHAIDAVLSFLDESPLPDGELEAFLDAIQPEWTRLPDGRVFNAAQVNDVESTEMVRQALVSEDEQILPFVYLRRDRRGRTASFAEYVDLLYDQGHVNEAHVGGANTRAFAENTELPVIRHDKGSDAETVLTDLLAEGEPVVIMGNTVDEFMREFEEVVRTQEQEAPESIKPT from the coding sequence ATGTTCATGGTCGGTGCCGAATACGAGTGGCGGGACGGACCACGGTCTATCGAGGTCGGGAAGCCGAGTCTGACCGGTATCATTAAAGAGTTAACACGAGGGTTCCGTCACCGCAAGGCACTCCGACGCCTGGACACTCGCATTGCCGTCGCGGGGAGCCGTGGCAAGACATCGACGACTCGCCGCCTCGACGACGTGTTCAATCGCCGCGGCTACGATACCCTGACGAAGATCACCGGGAACCATCCGACACTCATCCACAACGGCGAGGTTCACCCCATCGAACGTCGGGGCCCTCGGACGACGCTGTACGAGAACATCAGCGTAATCGGGGAGTTCGCTCCGGAACTCGATGCCTATGCCGCCGAGGATATCGGCATCTTCGAAAATCAGGGCATCACCGAGTACACGACGCGGCTTATCAATCAGCAACTGATCAATCCGGACATCGTCATTCTCACCAACGTCCGGCAGGATCACAATGACACGCTTGGCAAGACGCGGACCAATATCGCCCGATCATTCGCGCGGTCGGTCTCCGCCGGGACACACGTCATTAGTGGGGAACAACACCCTGTTCTCCACGACTACATGCGAGAGGAGATCGAACGCCGAGGGGGCACCATCGAGCAGGTCGTGATTCCCGACCGGCACGAGGGGATGATCGGGGCAGAGACTGCGCACGCGATCGACGCGGTTCTGTCGTTTCTCGACGAATCGCCGCTCCCTGACGGTGAACTCGAAGCGTTTTTGGACGCGATTCAGCCGGAGTGGACCCGACTTCCTGACGGTCGTGTGTTCAACGCAGCACAAGTGAACGACGTCGAGAGCACGGAGATGGTCCGTCAGGCACTCGTTTCGGAAGATGAACAGATACTCCCGTTCGTCTATCTCCGCCGAGACCGGCGGGGTCGAACCGCCTCGTTCGCAGAGTACGTTGACCTCCTCTACGACCAAGGCCACGTCAATGAAGCCCACGTTGGTGGGGCCAATACGCGTGCGTTCGCTGAGAATACCGAGCTGCCGGTCATCCGACACGACAAAGGAAGCGACGCCGAGACTGTGCTGACCGATCTTCTTGCAGAGGGCGAGCCTGTCGTCATCATGGGAAACACCGTCGATGAGTTCATGCGTGAGTTCGAGGAGGTTGTACGTACTCAGGAACAGGAAGCGCCCGAATCTATCAAACCGACGTAG
- a CDS encoding sensor histidine kinase, giving the protein MSDQAGTVRSLFGTGSPTETACDVTQLLTEVVDEFSDTYPDATLTTGESDSVHAKADSRLKIALTELLEDAITHNDQPTPEATVTTRQSTGDRTGQWIDIEIADNGPSIPDHEQKTIETGVETPMQHGTGLGLWIVYWTGSLFGGEVTLENNSPRGTRVVLHLPQASVDSSLE; this is encoded by the coding sequence ATGAGTGATCAAGCCGGGACTGTGCGTTCACTGTTCGGCACTGGATCACCAACCGAGACTGCCTGCGACGTGACTCAGCTTCTGACCGAAGTCGTCGACGAATTTTCCGACACGTATCCTGACGCCACACTCACGACCGGCGAATCGGATTCCGTTCACGCTAAAGCAGATAGTCGGTTGAAAATAGCGCTCACAGAACTCCTAGAAGACGCGATCACCCACAACGACCAGCCCACTCCCGAGGCGACGGTTACGACCAGGCAATCAACTGGCGATCGAACCGGCCAGTGGATCGACATCGAGATTGCGGATAACGGACCGAGCATCCCAGATCATGAGCAAAAAACGATCGAAACAGGGGTGGAAACCCCGATGCAACATGGGACTGGCCTCGGACTGTGGATTGTGTACTGGACTGGGTCGCTGTTCGGGGGCGAAGTCACACTCGAGAACAACTCGCCGCGTGGAACACGTGTTGTATTGCATCTCCCTCAGGCGTCGGTCGATTCCTCGCTTGAGTGA
- a CDS encoding poly-gamma-glutamate biosynthesis protein PgsC/CapC, which translates to MWVATLLAVVGILGVALTTQFTGYRLGGSITVPVLAVYTLKNVLMLPVFVLSTIAAYIGLWYLRQRTLIYGRGEFVAALIIGTSVPLVTLLGLIEVGFGADLIVLLGSILPGLAAYNFHSIKPEFRRNDLLATIGLFTALFALGFVLVSPGIAARYGTVTPPVLFAASADVAVYNNAVVDIPTEAVVISREVVAGLFIIGLIISERIRAQFGVRVGIIAAVLLAVYALTNYWLIVMYVVLFVLAFGFVQAANHATLRYGRVLLGTTIAFAVLMAVPLTLLFPIDRGLSAFFVAFLGGIIAYNAHVTGPFERRLVLPLQAVVFVPVLLVARVFATPEPKGIPQELTLPVILTGILLLLVGLGLGRRYAVAQPDETEVLSASVLSEGDS; encoded by the coding sequence ATGTGGGTTGCTACGCTGTTGGCCGTTGTTGGGATACTCGGCGTAGCACTGACCACGCAGTTTACGGGGTACCGTCTTGGTGGATCAATCACCGTGCCGGTACTCGCGGTGTACACGCTCAAGAACGTCCTGATGTTGCCTGTGTTCGTCCTCAGTACTATCGCAGCGTACATCGGCCTCTGGTATCTTCGACAGCGGACCCTGATCTACGGTCGAGGCGAATTTGTCGCCGCATTGATCATTGGAACGTCAGTCCCGTTGGTAACGCTTCTTGGGCTCATAGAGGTTGGGTTTGGTGCAGATCTCATCGTCTTACTCGGCAGCATTCTTCCGGGGTTAGCGGCGTACAACTTTCATAGTATCAAGCCGGAGTTTCGACGGAACGATTTACTCGCAACTATCGGCCTGTTCACGGCATTGTTCGCTCTCGGTTTTGTACTGGTCTCTCCCGGAATCGCTGCCCGATATGGGACGGTGACGCCACCGGTGTTGTTCGCAGCGAGCGCTGACGTCGCGGTGTATAATAATGCAGTCGTTGATATCCCAACAGAAGCGGTCGTCATATCGAGGGAAGTCGTGGCTGGTCTCTTTATAATTGGTCTGATTATATCCGAGCGCATCAGAGCGCAATTCGGCGTCCGGGTCGGCATCATCGCGGCTGTCCTGTTGGCAGTCTACGCCCTCACGAACTACTGGCTCATCGTGATGTACGTGGTTTTGTTCGTCCTTGCGTTTGGCTTTGTCCAGGCAGCGAACCACGCAACACTGCGGTATGGCAGGGTGCTCCTTGGAACCACTATCGCGTTTGCGGTTCTCATGGCAGTTCCACTCACACTGTTGTTCCCGATTGATCGTGGATTGTCTGCCTTTTTTGTCGCGTTCCTCGGTGGCATAATTGCATATAACGCTCACGTGACAGGGCCATTCGAGCGGCGGCTGGTACTACCACTCCAGGCCGTTGTGTTCGTTCCAGTGTTGCTCGTCGCACGGGTGTTCGCCACACCGGAACCGAAGGGTATCCCACAAGAACTCACGCTGCCTGTGATACTGACAGGTATACTCCTTCTGTTGGTAGGTCTGGGACTCGGACGCCGGTATGCGGTCGCCCAACCTGATGAGACTGAGGTACTGTCTGCGTCCGTTCTTTCGGAGGGTGACTCATGA
- a CDS encoding HesB/IscA family protein has translation MSTTAEESEQPEIEVSEAASNKALALLEEESLDTDTAGLRLFVQQGGCAGLSYGMRFDTSPDEDDMIYEHHGLRVFVDPASIQYIGGSVVEYETGLQGAGFDVENPNVVSECGCGESFRT, from the coding sequence ATGAGTACGACGGCCGAGGAGAGTGAACAACCTGAAATCGAAGTTTCAGAAGCTGCCTCGAATAAGGCTCTCGCTCTCTTAGAGGAAGAAAGCTTGGACACTGACACGGCAGGACTCCGGCTGTTCGTCCAGCAAGGAGGATGCGCGGGTCTATCATATGGGATGCGGTTCGATACGAGTCCCGACGAAGATGATATGATCTACGAGCACCACGGCCTGCGAGTGTTCGTTGATCCCGCGAGTATCCAATATATTGGGGGGAGTGTTGTTGAGTATGAGACGGGTCTCCAAGGCGCAGGCTTTGATGTTGAAAATCCCAACGTCGTCTCGGAGTGTGGCTGTGGCGAATCTTTCCGCACCTGA
- a CDS encoding Lrp/AsnC family transcriptional regulator, which yields MDAEELEHRLLSILKEDPKASLGEIADQAGVARPTARKYIQKLEEEGAIVGYTVEIDPKKVNHQSIAMVGIDVESDQYVEATSKLSDLDSLTALYTATGDHMLMAELEATGSTELNEIVSDQILSIQGVTTACPTVLQERLK from the coding sequence ATGGACGCTGAGGAGCTTGAGCATCGTCTGCTCTCTATTCTCAAAGAGGATCCGAAAGCTTCCCTCGGAGAGATCGCCGACCAAGCTGGCGTCGCGCGACCTACCGCTCGGAAGTATATCCAGAAACTCGAGGAGGAAGGCGCTATCGTCGGGTACACTGTCGAAATCGATCCAAAGAAAGTCAACCACCAGAGCATTGCGATGGTGGGAATTGACGTCGAGAGCGACCAGTACGTTGAGGCGACAAGTAAACTCAGTGATCTCGACTCGCTGACTGCGTTATATACCGCGACCGGGGACCACATGTTGATGGCCGAACTCGAGGCGACAGGAAGTACCGAGCTGAATGAAATCGTTAGCGATCAGATCCTCTCCATTCAGGGCGTGACCACGGCTTGCCCGACTGTTCTTCAAGAACGGCTCAAATAA
- a CDS encoding response regulator transcription factor yields MTAEIVIAEDDETTREAVEFNLTDNGWDVVAFTDGDACWEHLGSRTSDPPDLVVLDVMMPELDGLSVLERIRDHDALVDLPVVMLTSRNREEDIVQALDAGADDFVAKPFSEAELVGRIEVVLDAV; encoded by the coding sequence ATGACCGCCGAAATAGTCATTGCGGAGGACGATGAGACGACCCGGGAAGCCGTCGAATTCAACCTGACTGACAACGGATGGGACGTGGTGGCGTTCACAGATGGTGATGCGTGTTGGGAGCATCTCGGATCACGGACCAGCGATCCACCAGATCTCGTGGTGTTAGACGTAATGATGCCCGAACTCGATGGCCTTTCCGTCCTCGAACGTATCCGGGATCACGACGCACTCGTGGATCTGCCAGTTGTCATGTTGACGTCCCGCAACCGGGAGGAAGATATCGTGCAAGCACTCGACGCCGGTGCTGACGATTTTGTGGCAAAGCCCTTTTCCGAAGCCGAACTTGTGGGCCGAATCGAGGTCGTTCTCGACGCAGTCTGA
- a CDS encoding transposase yields the protein MQSSTLTQILSFRLDIHTGSGDDLQTGCLEARRIRNETNRLDRQGWNWDDIKPAVVDNADHVNNTSQLIVDKALGEIETHHDNKDDDWGRPYPYIDGVYPMVMNHGEGYRLFPEDHGTVRFRITATRGTHVKGELRGSPDHFDRLRTAFTDEEWRVGTAEVVHKHDEWRLHLTVTHETHRVASKHDADTIVGVDVNEDCIALAAMSRSGSMKDSVVFEYPSVKEQRHEFFTKRKRMQKANQTAFETVVQTEERDYVHDCLHKVSRRVVEWVSQFTDPVIVFEDLKDMRDSIDYGTRMNRRLHSLPFATLQDMVSYKAAWEGIPSDEVDPEYTSQRCPRTECQHTERANRQNKRFKCQQCGFQDHADRKAAVCVVQNWLERETGNVPSLETLPRVRKVRRAASGRGGAADSHGPISGSGVTDDGMSARPAMGAREELKSVASAMQD from the coding sequence GTGCAGTCGTCCACACTCACCCAAATCTTGTCGTTCCGCTTAGACATCCACACGGGGAGTGGCGACGACCTGCAAACGGGCTGTCTTGAGGCCCGCCGCATCCGCAACGAAACCAACCGCCTCGACCGACAGGGCTGGAACTGGGATGACATCAAACCGGCCGTCGTTGACAACGCCGATCACGTCAACAACACTAGCCAACTCATCGTTGACAAGGCACTCGGTGAAATCGAGACCCACCACGACAACAAAGACGACGACTGGGGCCGTCCATACCCATACATCGACGGGGTGTACCCGATGGTGATGAACCACGGCGAAGGCTACCGTCTGTTCCCCGAAGACCACGGGACGGTTCGATTCCGTATCACTGCCACGAGAGGCACGCACGTCAAAGGCGAACTTCGTGGCAGTCCCGACCACTTCGACCGCCTCAGAACTGCGTTCACCGATGAGGAGTGGCGGGTTGGAACGGCTGAAGTCGTCCACAAGCACGATGAGTGGCGACTCCACCTCACAGTTACACACGAGACGCATCGAGTCGCCAGCAAGCACGATGCAGACACGATCGTCGGTGTGGATGTGAACGAGGACTGCATCGCACTCGCTGCGATGAGTCGGAGTGGTTCGATGAAAGACTCCGTGGTGTTCGAGTACCCGTCGGTGAAAGAACAGCGTCACGAGTTTTTCACCAAGCGCAAGCGGATGCAGAAAGCCAACCAGACCGCGTTTGAGACGGTCGTTCAGACTGAGGAACGCGACTACGTGCATGACTGCCTGCACAAAGTCTCACGGAGAGTAGTCGAATGGGTCTCGCAATTCACCGACCCAGTGATCGTTTTTGAAGACCTCAAAGACATGCGAGACTCCATCGACTACGGTACGCGAATGAACCGTCGCCTCCACTCGCTGCCGTTCGCTACACTCCAAGACATGGTGTCGTACAAGGCTGCGTGGGAGGGGATTCCGTCGGATGAGGTTGATCCTGAGTACACGAGTCAGCGATGCCCGCGAACGGAGTGCCAGCACACGGAACGGGCGAATCGCCAGAACAAGCGATTCAAATGCCAGCAGTGTGGGTTCCAAGACCACGCTGATAGGAAGGCGGCGGTGTGCGTGGTGCAGAACTGGTTGGAACGAGAAACTGGAAATGTGCCGTCTCTCGAAACCCTTCCGCGCGTTCGGAAGGTGAGACGGGCGGCATCGGGCCGTGGTGGAGCGGCCGACTCTCACGGACCCATATCGGGTTCGGGTGTTACCGACGACGGTATGTCGGCGCGACCAGCGATGGGAGCGCGAGAGGAATTAAAGTCCGTTGCGTCAGCAATGCAGGACTAA
- a CDS encoding transposase translates to MCSTPVSRRTVFRRIAQRQYGEWPAYNSTPLYDRTSLAGLESDIRTVSETWFEHESHDSVEGFVCALPLAYFRFSAHDRYAGPTRYQMDTLFRVFVLKELHSWEHETALVDYLKNRPELCEQLGFETIPDQSTLWRSWHERFIPDLRETVETAARTILIKAQNAGVETPREPTRKLRYHGDESGESDPDDQTTLEQAEKVTDHVSRVLFPAFSLDRGEGCEIHENAYWDLQTYLGLRERLAANEGARSFTYESTRERTPLGHAHREQIRNLSVSETREMYRQAVNTLLSEVEETEEFFRAGIIAIDITEANPFTGDRTGHEDEIIGTKEKTDEYAYQWATVQLVGNAIPLVLDARPVRKGESRKEIVGDLLDSAEELVHVDNVLMDREFDSQHVLEMLSQRGLSYVVPKRMQTSEKAQAKRLLQRDQDRYETDRKLHLGKNEWHETTLVYRRNEDSEHDDHRQYSVFMTNCGSGHLTEYGYRWEIESGYRSIKRFMAATTSKDFGLRFFYFAFACLLYSIWRAVDLLVQVELTGEYEHSPLITADNTLTLLKKETGIG, encoded by the coding sequence GTGTGTTCGACTCCTGTGTCTCGCCGAACCGTCTTTCGACGGATCGCCCAACGACAATACGGTGAGTGGCCGGCGTATAATTCGACACCCCTGTACGATCGAACGTCACTCGCCGGACTGGAATCCGATATCCGGACAGTCTCAGAGACGTGGTTCGAACATGAAAGTCACGACTCCGTCGAGGGGTTCGTCTGTGCACTCCCCTTGGCCTACTTCCGGTTCAGCGCCCACGACCGGTATGCGGGGCCGACCCGCTACCAGATGGACACCCTCTTTCGGGTGTTCGTACTGAAAGAACTCCACAGCTGGGAGCACGAAACAGCACTCGTCGACTACCTAAAGAACCGTCCTGAACTCTGTGAGCAACTGGGTTTCGAGACGATCCCGGACCAGTCGACACTGTGGCGAAGCTGGCACGAGCGGTTCATCCCTGACCTCCGAGAGACAGTGGAGACAGCCGCTCGAACGATCCTCATCAAAGCCCAGAATGCGGGTGTCGAGACTCCGCGTGAACCGACACGAAAGCTCCGATACCACGGGGACGAGTCTGGTGAGTCAGACCCGGATGATCAAACTACGTTGGAGCAGGCAGAGAAAGTCACCGACCACGTCAGTCGCGTCCTTTTCCCGGCGTTTTCGCTGGATCGAGGTGAGGGCTGTGAGATCCACGAGAACGCGTACTGGGACCTGCAGACGTATCTCGGACTTCGTGAGCGGCTGGCTGCGAACGAAGGTGCTCGTAGCTTCACCTACGAGTCAACTCGAGAGCGGACGCCGTTAGGTCACGCCCATCGCGAGCAGATTCGTAATCTCTCGGTATCAGAGACTCGCGAGATGTACCGACAGGCCGTCAACACGCTCCTGAGCGAAGTCGAGGAGACAGAGGAGTTCTTCCGAGCCGGAATCATCGCCATCGATATCACCGAGGCCAACCCCTTCACCGGTGATAGAACGGGCCACGAAGACGAAATCATCGGGACGAAGGAGAAGACCGACGAGTACGCCTACCAATGGGCGACAGTCCAGTTGGTCGGCAACGCTATCCCACTCGTGCTTGATGCCCGCCCGGTACGGAAAGGCGAGTCACGTAAGGAGATCGTCGGGGATTTGCTGGATTCGGCTGAAGAGCTCGTCCACGTCGATAACGTGCTGATGGACCGGGAGTTCGATAGTCAGCACGTCCTGGAGATGCTTAGCCAGCGTGGCTTGTCGTATGTCGTGCCGAAGCGGATGCAGACCAGCGAGAAAGCCCAAGCCAAGCGATTACTCCAGCGGGACCAAGACCGGTATGAAACCGACCGGAAGCTCCATCTGGGCAAGAACGAGTGGCACGAAACGACGCTGGTCTACCGCCGGAATGAAGACTCCGAGCACGACGATCACCGGCAGTACTCGGTGTTCATGACGAATTGCGGGAGTGGGCACCTCACGGAGTATGGCTATCGCTGGGAGATCGAGAGTGGGTACAGGTCGATCAAACGGTTCATGGCAGCGACGACGTCGAAGGATTTCGGGCTTCGATTCTTCTACTTCGCGTTTGCGTGTCTGCTGTACTCTATCTGGCGAGCGGTCGATCTGCTCGTGCAGGTTGAGTTGACCGGCGAGTATGAGCACTCACCGCTGATTACAGCGGACAACACGCTGACGCTGTTGAAGAAGGAAACTGGGATCGGGTAG
- a CDS encoding PAS domain S-box protein: MRDDTGTVTNYVGFQEDISERKEHEQDLQLFRKAVENAGHAVFITDREGTIEYVNPMFEARSGYTRSEAVGRTPRILKSGKQDEVFYDRMWETILAGDQWDAHLVNRRKNGELYHVDQTITPIPNDTGKITHFVTIESDVTNQQLREQQLDVLNRVLRHNLRNGMNVIEGNAPMLRDALDDEELRPHARAIEELAAALSSLIRIALGHFRVDRPQSGGRRGKQLAQSV, encoded by the coding sequence GTGAGAGACGACACTGGAACCGTCACGAATTACGTCGGGTTTCAGGAAGACATCTCTGAGCGTAAAGAACACGAGCAGGACTTGCAGCTGTTCAGGAAGGCTGTCGAGAACGCGGGACATGCCGTGTTCATTACCGACAGAGAGGGCACGATAGAGTACGTGAATCCGATGTTCGAAGCCCGGTCTGGCTATACACGTTCGGAAGCTGTTGGTCGAACACCCCGCATTCTTAAATCAGGCAAACAGGACGAAGTGTTCTACGACCGGATGTGGGAAACGATTCTCGCAGGCGACCAGTGGGATGCCCATCTCGTGAATCGCCGGAAAAATGGGGAATTATATCATGTCGACCAGACGATCACGCCGATACCGAACGACACAGGAAAGATCACGCATTTCGTCACGATCGAATCCGACGTGACGAACCAGCAGTTGCGCGAACAACAACTCGACGTTCTCAATCGCGTGTTGCGCCACAATCTCCGGAACGGAATGAACGTCATCGAAGGCAACGCGCCCATGCTCCGAGATGCGCTCGACGACGAAGAGCTCCGACCGCACGCGAGAGCGATCGAAGAACTGGCAGCGGCACTGTCAAGTCTGATACGGATTGCGCTAGGTCATTTCCGCGTCGACCGCCCGCAGTCGGGCGGTCGTCGCGGTAAACAGTTAGCGCAATCCGTATGA